The following coding sequences lie in one Vanessa atalanta chromosome 1, ilVanAtal1.2, whole genome shotgun sequence genomic window:
- the LOC125067192 gene encoding band 4.1-like protein 4 isoform X3, which translates to MMECLCPAPRTLACRVVLLDERELLHEMQDNSTGQALLDVVFRHLDLLETAYFGLRYVDQDNQTHWLDAGKRLRRQLRGSDTHTFYFGVKFYASDPCKLLEEITRYQLFLQLKQDVLRGRLPVNFDLAAELAAYVLQSELGDYDHRRHLPGYVSEFRLLAHQSPELEARAAEIHRTLTGISPAQAELSYLDKVKWLDMYGVDLHPVLGEDSVEYFLGLAPSGLLLLRGKHTVATYYWPRVSKLYYKGRYFMIRVADKNNDTSTYGFESPTRSACRHLWRCCSDHHTFFRLQQTSPASADIFAIGSRLRNSGRGSRPRPPPTFTRTPSRRIARPQNSYSSLHDVPKLEDLRIKDCPEMKQPTSVHRPNSLSGEVAPIVATSGPGGSPRSTRSAPTRRGLYSASPTANRPPPVPRHRSASVDSQSSNDSRSNRKHRHRSRRQQSDAESELSRGSGRSGRRHRRHRSRHKHESGSERDDSQPDNKEYELVDSESQWKEVLRQTTAGGSVQVANVRRSQMEPETGTHRSSSHRPRRHKKHRSRSRSPNEKKWLPNELKQHLEFSLVDTTGMTEAQLKEIPYTVVQTSHARHTKLRTTSKHKQTEHGSLARREKSSSSHKSDHDNHNQGSLRSSSSTLSTHRTSNEKHGRRVYPTFDEPVGRSGDDFLTNNGYKSTVTPVSHNNNPYSPVTNSNSNSSSGELISGSARVSHEHTDSGLGADQDYAYSSERSSDSAKCGAGGSQAPVTEQLNSTKPPSNSDIMFHKPGNVGKSPGGAEMSTEL; encoded by the exons ATGATGGAATGCCTCTGTCCCGCGCCGCGCACGCTTGCTTGTCGCGTGGTGCTCCTCGACGAAAGAGAACTGTTGCATGAGATGCAG GATAACAGTACGGGCCAAGCTTTACTAGACGTTGTATTCAGGCACCTAGATCTTCTAGAGACGGCTTACTTTGGTCTGCGCTACGTGGATCAAGATAACCAGACG cactGGCTCGATGCTGGAAAACGATTACGAAGGCAACTCCGCGGCTCTGATACACACACATTCTACTTCGGTGTTAAGTTTTACGCATCAGACCCGTGCAAACTATTGGAAGAAATAACCAG GTACCAGTTATTTCTACAGTTAAAACAAGACGTCTTGCGTGGTCGGCTACCGGTTAACTTTGACCTTGCTGCCGAGCTTGCCGCCTACGTGTTACAAT CGGAGTTGGGCGACTATGATCATCGGAGACACTTGCCGGGCTACGTATCAGAGTTCAGACTTCTAGCTCATCAATCACCAGAGTTAGAAGCAAGAGCCGCAGAAATTCACCGAACACTTAC aGGTATATCACCAGCCCAAGCGGAACTCAGTTATTTAGATAAAGTCAAATGGCTCGACATGTACGGTGTAGATCTACATCCTGTtttg GGCGAAGACAGCGTAGAATATTTCTTGGGACTAGCGCCAAGTGGCCTGTTGCTTTTACGTGGAAAACATACTGTCGCTACCTATTATTGGCCGCGTGTCTCAAAGCTATATTATAAGGGACGATATTTTATGATTCGCGTAGCtgataaaaat AATGACACATCTACTTACGGCTTTGAATCGCCCACCAGGTCTGCGTGCCGTCATTTATGGCGCTGCTGTTCTGATCATCACACATTCTTTAGATTACAACAAACATCTCCTGCATCTGCGGACATCTTTGCTATAGGTTCAAGACTTCGAAATAG TGGCCGAGGTTCGAGGCCGCGCCCTCCGCCCACGTTTACACGAACACCCTCGAGACGTATTGCTCGACCACAAAATTCATATTCCTCACTTCACGAtg TACCAAAGTTAGAAGACTTGAGAATAAAAGACTGTCCTGAAATGAAACAACCTACCTCAGTTCACCGGCCTAATTC ATTAAGCGGTGAAGTTGCTCCTATCGTGGCAACTAGTGGTCCTGGAGGATCGCCAAGATCGACGCGGTCAGCACCTACTAGGCGCGGACTCTACTCTGCATCACCAACAGCAAATAGGCCGCCGCCAGTGCCTCGACATCGGTCGGCATCCGTAGATTCCCAGAGTTCAAATGATTCACGGTCGAATCGAAA ACACAGGCACCGGTCTCGAAGACAACAGTCCGATGCCGAAAGCGAGCTGTCCCGCGGGTCAGGTCGCTCTGGGCGTCGACACCGGCGACACCGTTCAAGACACAAGCATGAGTCGGGCTCAGAGAGAGACGACTCCCAACCTGACAATaa GGAATATGAGCTGGTCGATTCTGAGTCCCAATGGAAGGAGGTATTAAGACAAACAACGGCAGGCGGTAGCGTTCAA gtAGCAAATGTTCGTCGGTCCCAAATGGAACCAGAGACTGGTACGCATCGGTCATCGTCTCATAGACCGCGAAGACATAAGAAGCATAG ATCACGGTCTCGTTCACCGAACGAAAAGAAGTGGCTACCTAATGAACTGAAGCAACACCTCGAATTCTCTCTAGTCGATACTACAGGAATGACTGAGGCACAGCTCAAAGAAATACCGTACACCGTCGTACAAACAAGCCACGCACGGCACACTAAACTACGAACGACATCGAAACACAAACA GACTGAACACGGATCACTTGCGAGACGAGAGAAGAGCTCTTCGTCTCACAAAAGTGACCATGACAACCACAATCAAGGATCTCTCAGATCGAGCTCAAGCACTCTCAGTACACACAGAACGAGCAATGAGAAACATGGGAG GCGTGTTTACCCGACATTCGACGAACCCGTCGGACGATCTGGGGATGATTTCTTAACGAATAACGGGTATAAAAGCACTGTTACGCCAGTTTCACACAACAACAACCCGTACAGTCCAGTTACCAATAGCAATAGCAATAGTTCAAGTGGTGAATTAATATCAGGAAGTGCAAGAGTGTCCCATGAACACACTGATTCTGGATTAGGTGCTGATCAGGACTATGCTTATTCTTCCGAGAG